A section of the Deinococcus taeanensis genome encodes:
- a CDS encoding YchJ family protein has protein sequence MPVAYPTFKSCPCGTGRSYGHCCGPLHAGQQAAATPEALMRSRYAAYALGDAEYVQRTWHVHTRPGTLDLRDGTRYVGLRVDSSGDDWVSFTAQLKLPDGQKYVLRERSRFVQVDGAWVYLDGETPDA, from the coding sequence ATGCCCGTGGCGTATCCCACCTTCAAGTCCTGCCCGTGCGGGACGGGCCGCAGTTACGGCCACTGCTGCGGTCCGCTGCACGCCGGGCAGCAGGCGGCCGCCACGCCCGAGGCGCTGATGAGATCCCGGTACGCGGCGTACGCGCTGGGGGACGCCGAGTACGTGCAGCGCACCTGGCACGTCCACACTCGCCCCGGAACGCTCGACCTGCGCGACGGCACCCGGTACGTGGGGCTGCGCGTGGACAGCAGCGGCGACGACTGGGTGAGTTTCACAGCCCAGCTGAAACTTCCGGACGGACAGAAATACGTGCTGCGCGAACGGAGCCGGTTCGTGCAGGTGGACGGCGCCTGGGTGTACCTGGACGGCGAGACGCCGGACGCGTGA
- a CDS encoding prohibitin family protein, which produces MTEQQTRPPRPLTLKAPGRRAGLIAGSVLIAALLVAQSVKVIPAGYVGVTFSALSGVKSQPMQEGVHFLTPFVDHLTLYDAKLQEVTLADKVQDGDEGAIRARSKEGLEITADVTVQFRVDRSKAAVLHKELGRDYVRTVIRPQVRSKVRDAIGQFSAADIISTQRQQVEASITRALREVFEQNNLTLDGVLLRELRIPESVAKAIEQKQTAEQQVAVERNRLQQADISAQRQVVEAEGAAKAAVAKARGEAQALSLRGRALRENPQLIQLTVAEKLAPGIQTVMLPSDGNFLLDVANLTGKAGSSTP; this is translated from the coding sequence ATGACCGAGCAGCAGACGCGTCCGCCCCGACCTCTGACCCTCAAGGCTCCGGGCCGCCGCGCCGGACTGATCGCGGGCAGCGTCCTCATCGCGGCGCTGCTCGTCGCGCAGAGCGTCAAGGTGATTCCGGCCGGCTACGTGGGCGTGACCTTCAGTGCCCTGTCCGGCGTCAAAAGTCAGCCCATGCAGGAGGGCGTGCACTTCCTGACGCCGTTCGTGGATCACCTGACCCTGTACGACGCCAAGCTGCAGGAGGTGACGCTGGCGGACAAGGTGCAGGACGGCGACGAGGGGGCCATCCGCGCGCGCAGCAAGGAGGGTCTGGAGATCACGGCGGACGTGACCGTTCAGTTCCGGGTGGACCGCAGCAAGGCGGCCGTGCTGCACAAGGAGCTCGGGCGGGACTACGTGCGGACCGTGATCCGGCCCCAGGTGCGCAGCAAGGTCCGGGACGCGATCGGGCAGTTCAGCGCGGCGGACATTATCAGCACGCAGCGGCAGCAGGTGGAGGCCAGCATCACCAGGGCGCTGCGAGAGGTGTTCGAGCAGAACAACCTCACCCTCGACGGCGTGCTGCTCCGGGAGCTGCGCATCCCGGAGAGCGTCGCCAAGGCCATCGAGCAGAAGCAGACGGCCGAGCAGCAGGTGGCCGTGGAGCGCAACCGTCTCCAGCAGGCGGACATCTCCGCGCAGCGGCAGGTGGTGGAGGCGGAGGGGGCCGCGAAGGCCGCGGTGGCCAAGGCGCGCGGGGAGGCGCAGGCGCTGTCGCTGCGCGGCCGGGCCCTGCGTGAGAACCCGCAGCTGATTCAGCTGACTGTCGCTGAAAAACTCGCGCCCGGCATTCAGACGGTCATGCTGCCCAGTGACGGCAACTTTCTGCTGGACGTGGCGAACCTGACTGGGAAGGCAGGCAGCAGCACACCGTGA